A stretch of Camelina sativa cultivar DH55 chromosome 18, Cs, whole genome shotgun sequence DNA encodes these proteins:
- the LOC104760662 gene encoding uncharacterized protein LOC104760662 isoform X1 — MANSSAGSAADHRNKHLTVNPPHQIFKDIQGSDNAIPLSPQWLLSKPGENKTGMGTGDPNPHGNQDVVRPTGNGEETPDNLKKKDVFRPSLLDAESGRPDRWRDEERDTLSTVRKDRWRNGEKDSAADNKKVDRWDNVAPKFGEPRRGQNDRWTDSGNKDAVPEQRRESKWNSRWGPDDKEAEIPRNRWDEPGKDGEVIREKGPSLPTGDGDHYRPWRPSQGRGRGEALHSQSTPNKQVPAFSHSRGRGDNTAIFSAGRGRLSPGGSLFTSASNQSHAPGSASDKGESGPGQPPHLRYSRMKLLDVYRMADSECYEKFPDGFIEVPSLTCDQPSDPLALCAPSSDEVNVLDAIEKGKIVSSGAPQTTKEGTGGRNPAEFSQPRRIRPTGSREDMTFAAEESKDESNETRNYPDDKFRPEASHEGYAPFRKGNEVPVREQKELSMQGNTHVQSVSPWRQPSAGERSNRNSHDWNDPSADSRLKSSDSVWSHPKDSIIHLGSNNMILPQSKGDSRWQINEDPALRRQPSLVFDRDQEVRKHLPPSPEELSLYYKDPQGLIQGPFSGSDIIGWFEAGYFGIDLLVRVATAPNDSPFSLLGDVMPHLRAKSGPPPGFTGAKQNEFVDAVGPSAFPGVGNVHSGMGEAQMVQNDMRYKHVAGTVAENQFIESLMSGGLNSSAQGVQGYGVNSSGGLSLPVTDGGADMYLLAKKLELERQRSIPSPYSYWPGRESANLMPGSENVSENVQQPVRSPSSDLLSILQGVTDRSSPAVSGPLPAWSQSNQKESDLHQSKSFQTQTPFGAQQQRLPEHNIPLAGLLGQPIENNPAGMLSPDMMLATGLSQDQQSLNLLQQQQLLLRLNAQTPLSAQHQRLLVEKMLLLKHQQKQEEQQQLLRQQQQLFSQVLADQQRSQQRFGEPSYGQLQASFDALRLQPSKDMSQVNQQMQVPVSHEERGANLADLLPVTHASNQNVASFETSSRHLQHQLFGNVDPRMNEGMALADQIDDTHKNDSKSEYERTVSADYMNSMSSEKPVFPHGYHATHNMDEPVSCATNESSTATVTAPETCDSKLLEEQAKDVCAGQGETSSELSVEIPATEVKNNEVSGGRKTSEKKSRKQRAKQSADLAKITSRAPLQEAKQPEPGSADDSEIKGKARKTVDTSIDSDTHLIKSSTVTASNTSQMSSEAGSVRGEESSIQNTRTQPARAWKPAPGFKPKSLLEIQMEEQREAQAEALAPKISTTVSSVGSAAPWAGIVAHSDPNILRETHAESANTQTGVVKPESVAALKAKKSHLHDLLADDVYAKSSDKEREVKEINSDNDAFMKVTTTNTESLDDDNFIEAKETKKSRKKSARAKNSGAKIAAHVPTVDTSLQTNSVEKGKSSRVVQQQEKEVLPAIPSGPSLGDFVLWKGETVNNPPPAAAWSTGPKKSTKPSSLRDIVREQEKMTTSSHPPPSPVPITQKSTPSQAHQGGASWSRSASSPSQAISQSSSQSKSKGDDDLFWGPVEQSTQESKQGDFPHLTSQSSWGTKNTTGKVNAGTSLNRQKSVSTGSADRVLSSPVVTQASQKGKKEAVTKLTEADGFRDWCKGECLRLLGSEDTSVLEFCLKLSRSEAETLLTENLGSRDPDHKFIDKFLNYKDLLPSEVVEIAFQTKGSGVGTPNNTGDDYYYNNTSAANDGFSKVGGKKKAKKGKKVSLSASVLGFNVVSNRIMMGEIQTIDD, encoded by the exons ATGGCGAACTCCTCCGCTGGCTCCGCCGCAGACCACCGCAACAAGCACCTCACCGTCAATCCACCGCACCAGATCTTCAAGG ATATCCAGGGTTCTGACAATGCGATTCCTCTTTCACCTCAGTGGCTTCTCTCCAAACCAGGGGAGAACAAGACTGGAATGGGAACTGGG GATCCAAATCCTCATGGGAATCAGGATGTTGTGAGACCAACAGGAAATGGGGAGGAGACACCAGATaatctgaagaaaaaagatgTTTTCCGGCCATCCTTACTTGATGCCGAAAGTGGTCGTCCTGATCGTTGGCGTGATGAGGAAAGGGATACCTTGTCCACTGTCAGAAAAGACCGCTGGCGGAATGGCGAGAAAGACTCTGCTGCTGATAATAAGAAGGTGGACAGGTGGGATAATGTGGCTCCTAAATTTGGAGAACCACGACGTGGTCAGAATGACCGGTGGACTGATTCAGGAAACAAGGATGCTGTGCCAGAGCAGCGGCGTGAGAGCAAGTGGAACTCTCGCTGGGGACCTGATGATAAGGAAGCTGAGATTCCGCGTAATAGGTGGGATGAACCTGGTAAGGACGGTGAAGTCATTCGTGAGAAGGGTCCATCTCTTCCCACTGGTGATGGAGACCATTACCGGCCCTGGAGACCCTCTCAAGGTCGAGGAAGAGGGGAAGCACTTCACAGCCAatcaacaccaaacaagcagGTTCCAGCCTTCTCTCACAGTAGGGGGCGCGGAGACAACACTGCTATCTTTTCAGCTGGACGTGGAAGGTTGAGTCCTGGTGGAAGCCTTTTTACTAGCGCGTCAAACCAGTCTCACGCCCCTGGATCTGCCTCTGACAAGGGGGAAAGTGGTCCTGGACAGCCTCCCCATCTGAGATATAGCAGAATGAAACTGTTGGATGTGTACAGGATGGCTGACTCAGAGTGTTATGAAAAGTTTCCAGATGGGTTCATTGAGGTTCCTTCCCTTACGTGTGATCAGCCATCGGATCCTTTGGCTCTTTGCGCCCCAAGTTCCGATGAAGTG AATGTTCTGGATGCGATTGAGAAAGGAAAAATAGTGAGCAGTGGTGCCCCTCAGACGACCAAGGAGGGCACCGGTGGACGAAATCCAGCTGAATTTTCACAACCTAGGCGAATCAGGCCGA CTGGAAGCAGAGAAGATATGACATTCGCCGCTGAAGAATCTAAAGATGAAAGTAATGAAACAAGAAACTATCCAGATGATAAGTTTAGGCCTGAAG cTTCTCATGAAGGTTATGCACCTTTTAGGAAAGGCAATGAGGTACCTGTCAGAGAACAGAAAGAACTCAGTATGCAGGGAAATACTCATGTTCAATCTGTCTCTCCATGGCGTCAGCCTTCTGCGGGAGAAAGGTCAAATAGAAACTCACATGATTGGAATGACCCTTCAGCTGATAGCAGGCTGAAATCTTCTGACAGCGTCTGGTCGCATCCTAAAGATTCAATAATTCATTTAGGCAGCAATAATATGATCTTGCCACAATCCAAAGGTGACTCAAGATGGCAAATCAATGAAGATCCTGCACTTAGAAGGCAGCCATCTTTGGTGTTTGACAGGGACCAGGAAGTCAGAAAGCATCTGCCACCTTCACCTGAAGAACTTTCACTCTATTATAAAGATCCTCAGGGTCTAATTCAAGGCCCTTTTTCTGGATCTGATATCATTGGATGGTTTGAGGCTGGATATTTTGGCATAGATTTGCTAGTTCGTGTTGCAACTGCACCAAATGATTCTCCTTTTTCATTACTTGGTGATGTAATGCCACATTTGCGGGCTAAGTCGGGTCCACCACCTGGTTTTACTGGTGCCAAGCAAAACGAATTTGTTGATGCAGTTGGTCCATCAGCCTTCCCTGGTGTGGGAAATGTTCATTCTGGGATGGGTGAGGCTCAGATGGTGCAAAATGATATGAGGTATAAGCATGTTGCAGGGACTGTAGCGGAGAATCAGTTTATTGAATCATTGATGTCTGGGGGTTTGAACAGTTCAGCTCAAG GTGTTCAAGGATATGGAGTAAATAGTTCCGGTGGGTTATCTTTACCAGTTACTGATGGTGGGGCTGACATGTATCTCTTGGCCAAGAAACTGGAACTTGAGAGGCAGAGATCAATACCTAGTCCATATTCATATTGGCCTGGTCGAGAATCTGCAAACCTGATGCCAGGATCAGAGAATGTGTCAGAAAATGTTCAACAACCTGTCCGTTCTCCGAGTTCTGATTTGTTGTCCATCCTCCAAGGTGTAACTGATAGGTCGTCTCCTGCTGTTAGTGGTCCTCTTCCTGCTTGGTCACAATCCAATCAAAAGGAAAGTGATTTGCATCAATCCAAAAGTTTCCAAACGCAAACTCCATTTGGGGCCCAACAGCAGAGACTGCCAGAGCATAATATACCTTTGGCAGGTTTACTGGGTCAGCCTATTGAAAATAATCCTGCTGGCATGTTATCTCCTGATATGATGCTTGCCACTGGACTCTCTCAAGATCAGCAATCGCTCAATCTGTTGCAGCAGCAACAGCTCTTGTTGCGGTTGAATGCTCAGACACCACTTTCTGCCCAACATCAGCGTCTATTG GTGGAAAAGATGCTCTTGCTTAAACACCAACAGAAACAGGAAGAGCAGCAGCAGTTGTTACGACAGCAACAGCAGCTGTTTTCCCAGGTTCTGGCAGATCAACAACGTTCTCAGCAAAGGTTTGGAGAGCCATCTTATGGGCAGTTGCAGGCATCTTTTGATGCACTTAGGCTGCAACCATCAAAAGATATGTCACAGGTCAATCAACAGATGCAGGTTCCTGTTTCCCATGAGGAGAGAGGTGCCAACTTAGCTGATTTGCTCCCGGTAACTCATGCAAGTAATCAGAATGTTGCTTCGTTCGAAACCTCCTCTCGGCACCTGCAACACCAGCTGTTTG GTAATGTTGACCCTAGGATGAACGAGGGGATGGCTCTTGCTGATCAAATTGATGATACCCATAAAAATGATTCAAAATCAGAATATGAAAGAACGGTTTCTGCAGATTACATGAACAGCATGTCTTCTGAAAAGCCTGTCTTCCCACATGGCTATCATGCTACACATAATATGGATGAACCTGTGAGCTGTGCAACCAACGAAAGCTCCACTGCTACTGTAACAGCTCCCGAAACATGTGATAGTAAGTTGCTGGAGGAGCAGGCTAAGGACGTGTGTGCTGGACAGGGAGAGACCAGTAGTGAGTTATCTGTGGAGATTCCTGCAACTGAAGTTAAAAACAATGAAGTTTCTGGAGGACGGAAGACTTCTGAGAAGAAGTCCAGGAAGCAGCGGGCTAAGCAGTCTGCTGACCTGGCTAAGATAACGTCTAGAGCTCCTCTGCAGGAGGCGAAGCAACCTGAACCAGGAAGTGCTGATGATTCTGAGATAAAGGGAAAAGCTAGAAAGACGGTTGACACTTCGATAGACAGTGACACTCACCTCATTAAGAGCTCCACTGTCACAGCTTCTAACACCTCCCAAATGAGTTCCGAAGCAGGTTCAGTCAGGGGAGAAGAGTCTTCAATTCAAAACACACGAACACAACCAGCGCGAGCTTGGAAGCCTGCTCCTGGCTTTAAACCGAAGTCATTGCTAGAAATTCAAATGGAAGAACAGAGGGAAGCACAAGCAGAAGCTTTAGCTCCAAAAATTTCTACAACTGTGAGTTCAGTGGGTTCGGCTGCTCCTTGGGCTGGGATTGTTGCCCATTCAGATCCTAACATACTAAGAGAGACTCATGCAGAGTCAGCTAATACTCAAACCGGTGTTGTAAAGCCTGAAAGTGTCGCTGCTCTTAAGGCTAAGAAAAGCCACTTGCATGACTTGCTGGCTGATGATGTTTATGCCAAATCCAGTGACAAAGAGAGGGAAGTAAAGGAAATCAATTCTGACAATGATGCATTTATGAAAGTCACAACCACTAATACAGAGTCTTTAGACGATGACAACTTTATTGAGGCTAAGGAAACGAAAAAGAGCCGCAAGAAATCTGCGAGAGCTAAGAATTCTGGGGCAAAAATTGCTGCACATGTTCCTACTGTAGATACATCCCTCCAAACAAACTCGGTTGAGAAGGGAAAAAGTTCTCGTGTTGTACAGCAGCAGGAGAAGGAAGTTTTGCCTGCTATTCCTTCTGGGCCTTCTCTGGGAGATTTTGTTCTCTGGAAAGGAGAGACTGTAAACAATCCTCCACCGGCTGCTGCATGGTCTACTGGTCCGAAAAAATCCACAAAACCTAGCTCGCTTAGGGATATCGTGAGGGAGCAGGAGAAGATGACGACCTCGTCTCATCCACCCCCTAGTCCAGTACCTATCACCCAGAAATCTACTCCATCACAGGCTCATCAGGGCGGTGCTTCCTGGTCACGTTCTGCATCTTCCCCTTCGCAGGCTATTTCTCAATCTTCCTCTCAGTCAAAATCCAAAGGAGATGATGACCTTTTCTGGGGTCCAGTTGAGCAATCAACCCAGGAATCAAAACA GGGAGACTTTCCTCATCTTACAAGTCAAAGCAGTTGGGGAACCAAAAACACTACTGGAAAAGTCAATGCGGGAACTTCACTGAATCGACAGAAATCAGTTTCAACTGGATCTGCAGATCGGGTTTTGTCTTCACCTGTTGTCACTCAGGCGtcacaaaaagggaaaaaggaGGCAGTGACAAAACTCACAG AGGCGGATGGCTTCAGAGATTGGTGCAAAGGCGAATGTCTCAGACTTCTTGGTTCAGAAG ATACAAGTGTCTTGGAATTTTGTCTGAAGCTATCCCGATCAGAAGCTGAAACTCTTCTGACAGAAAACCTGGGGTCGCGTGATCCGGACCACAAGTTCATCGACAAATTTCTCAACTACAAAGACCTGTTACCTTCAGAAGTAGTTGAGATTGCATTTCAAACAAAAGGCTCGGGAGTCGGGACCCCGAACAACACAGGAGATGACTATTATTATAATAACACTAGTGCTGCAAATGACGGCTTCTCAAAAGTTGGAGGAaagaaaaaggcaaagaaaGGGAAGAAGGTAAGCTTGAGCGCATCAGTTCTGGGATTTAATGTGGTTAGTAACAGGATCATGATGGGAGAGATTCAGACAATTGATGATTAA